The Gemmatimonadota bacterium genome includes a window with the following:
- a CDS encoding shikimate kinase, whose product MAREENLTRRATGPEVERVVLVGAMASGKTEVGREVASRLGWHFVDIDHCLEREFEMPVPEIFTKWGEPAFREAEARLASVSLERDRVVVSPGGGWAAQAMDRLGRVPLGTLSIWLRTRPETAVRRLDSEPQGVVRRPLLAAPGLLDTLREFAATRLPFYAQADHAIDTDELTVSELAAKIVSFTGPAYDGEHMGPATEGSPRKGM is encoded by the coding sequence TTGGCAAGAGAGGAAAATCTGACCAGGCGAGCGACCGGTCCTGAGGTCGAACGCGTAGTGCTCGTGGGCGCCATGGCCAGCGGCAAGACGGAGGTGGGCCGGGAGGTCGCCAGCCGACTCGGCTGGCACTTCGTCGACATCGACCACTGCCTGGAGCGTGAGTTCGAAATGCCGGTTCCCGAAATCTTCACGAAATGGGGCGAGCCCGCCTTCAGGGAGGCCGAGGCCCGACTCGCGAGCGTTTCCCTTGAACGCGACCGGGTGGTGGTATCGCCGGGCGGGGGGTGGGCCGCGCAGGCGATGGACCGCCTTGGCCGGGTTCCGCTCGGTACGTTGAGCATCTGGCTGCGCACACGGCCCGAAACGGCCGTCCGACGGCTGGACTCCGAACCCCAGGGAGTCGTCAGGCGTCCGCTTCTCGCCGCCCCCGGGCTGCTCGACACCCTCCGGGAGTTCGCGGCGACTCGCCTGCCGTTCTATGCTCAGGCCGACCACGCCATCGATACCGATGAGTTGACAGTCTCCGAGCTTGCGGCGAAGATCGTTTCATTCACCGGTCCGGCTTACGACGGCGAGCACATGGGGCCCGCCACCGAAGGATCGCCAAGAAAGGGAATGTAG
- a CDS encoding tyrosine-type recombinase/integrase: MSPTRKSAGASRSTAAPAPRRERHLRAFLRQITEERGLSPNTVKAYRSDLRQMEKFLTEHLGEASWGWSNAAIDRLAVRGFMGWLRRRGLSRRTIARKVAALRTFYRFLEAEGVVTDSPAARVRPPRHTRKLADHLNTGEARTVCEFAEARSADGSLSALRDLVIIEMLYGSGIRLAELHGLDLTGIHRRAKSAVVLGKGGKERIVPVTDAAAVAIDRYLPARLEAVVPGESALLVNRAGRRLSRRSIQIAVKRIFECSAGARGLSAHALRHSFATHLLDAGASLLVVKELLGHVSLSTTKDYTHISRTKVRAAYLDAHPRAR, encoded by the coding sequence GTGAGTCCGACCCGGAAATCGGCGGGGGCCTCCAGATCCACCGCAGCTCCTGCACCTCGCCGGGAGCGTCACCTCCGCGCCTTCCTGCGCCAGATAACCGAGGAACGCGGTCTTTCTCCGAATACCGTCAAGGCTTACCGAAGCGATCTCAGGCAAATGGAGAAATTCCTTACCGAGCACCTGGGAGAGGCGAGCTGGGGATGGTCGAACGCCGCCATTGATCGCCTGGCCGTCCGCGGCTTCATGGGCTGGCTCAGGCGCAGAGGGCTTTCGCGCCGCACGATCGCCCGCAAGGTGGCGGCCCTCAGGACGTTCTACCGATTCCTGGAAGCCGAGGGTGTCGTGACCGACAGTCCTGCGGCGCGGGTTCGGCCGCCCCGCCACACCCGCAAGCTCGCGGATCACCTGAACACCGGTGAAGCCCGGACTGTCTGCGAATTCGCCGAGGCCCGATCCGCCGACGGCTCCCTTTCGGCCCTGCGCGATCTGGTGATAATCGAGATGCTCTACGGCAGCGGCATCCGTCTGGCGGAGCTCCACGGCCTCGATCTGACCGGCATCCACCGGCGGGCGAAAAGCGCCGTCGTGCTCGGCAAGGGCGGTAAGGAACGGATCGTACCGGTAACCGACGCCGCCGCCGTCGCCATCGACCGCTACCTCCCGGCCCGGTTGGAGGCGGTCGTTCCGGGCGAGTCCGCTCTGCTCGTGAACCGCGCGGGCCGGCGCCTCTCGCGTCGCTCCATCCAGATCGCGGTGAAGCGTATCTTCGAATGTTCGGCGGGGGCCCGCGGCCTCTCCGCTCACGCGCTCCGCCACTCCTTCGCCACCCACCTGCTCGACGCCGGTGCAAGCCTTCTGGTAGTGAAGGAGCTCCTCGGCCACGTGTCGCTCTCGACCACCAAGGACTACACGCACATATCACGGACTAAGGTCAGGGCGGCCTACCTCGACGCTCACCCGCGAGCC
- the aroC gene encoding chorismate synthase: MSFHTAGESHGKGLVALIEGIPAGLSLEMERDVDPDLKRRMGGYGRGRRMKIESDRAELVSGVRLGETLGSPVAMLIRNRDWKNWTKAMSHARPASDENPKALRPHYLPRPGHADLVGILKYDRRDVRDILERASARETAARVACGAVAKRLLAEFGITIGSHVVSIGSIGHGPTELPVDINSAADGNPVRCLDEEASRMMMAEIDDAKDAGDTLGGVFEVVATGVPAGLGSYVTWESKLDGRMAGAVASIHAVKGVELGLGFEGAHRPGSRVHDPITREGSPASGGFGRATNRAGGFEGGITTGHPLVVRGAMKPISTLRKRLPSVDLRDGSVGDAAVERSDVCAVPAAGVVGEAMVALVLADAFLEKFGGDSLAELRRNFDGYLARLAARGWQERKI, from the coding sequence ATCTCTTTCCATACGGCCGGCGAATCGCACGGCAAGGGCCTGGTCGCCCTCATCGAGGGAATCCCTGCCGGGCTGTCGCTCGAGATGGAGCGCGATGTCGACCCCGACCTGAAGCGACGAATGGGCGGTTACGGACGGGGACGACGCATGAAGATCGAGTCCGACCGGGCCGAACTCGTGAGCGGCGTACGGCTCGGCGAAACGCTCGGGTCACCGGTCGCCATGCTCATCCGGAACCGCGACTGGAAGAACTGGACCAAGGCGATGAGCCATGCGCGGCCCGCCTCGGACGAGAATCCCAAGGCCCTGCGCCCCCACTACCTGCCCCGCCCCGGCCACGCCGATCTGGTCGGCATCCTCAAGTACGACCGCAGGGACGTGCGCGACATCCTCGAGCGAGCTAGCGCCCGCGAGACCGCCGCGCGGGTGGCCTGCGGCGCAGTCGCCAAGAGACTGCTGGCCGAATTCGGCATCACCATCGGGAGCCACGTGGTCTCGATCGGCTCGATCGGCCACGGTCCGACCGAACTGCCCGTCGACATCAATTCGGCCGCCGACGGGAATCCCGTACGGTGTCTCGACGAGGAGGCGTCTCGAATGATGATGGCCGAGATCGACGACGCCAAGGACGCCGGCGACACTCTCGGGGGCGTGTTCGAAGTGGTCGCGACCGGCGTGCCCGCCGGACTCGGAAGCTACGTGACGTGGGAGAGCAAGCTCGACGGAAGGATGGCGGGAGCGGTGGCCTCGATTCATGCCGTCAAGGGTGTGGAGCTGGGGCTCGGATTCGAAGGTGCGCACCGACCGGGCTCGCGGGTGCACGATCCCATCACGCGCGAGGGCTCGCCGGCTTCCGGCGGTTTCGGACGCGCCACGAATCGGGCGGGGGGCTTCGAGGGCGGCATCACTACGGGCCACCCGCTCGTCGTGCGAGGCGCCATGAAGCCCATTTCGACGCTGCGCAAGCGACTGCCTTCGGTTGACCTGCGCGACGGCTCGGTCGGTGATGCCGCCGTGGAACGAAGCGACGTCTGCGCGGTGCCCGCGGCCGGGGTCGTCGGCGAGGCGATGGTCGCCCTGGTGCTCGCGGACGCGTTCCTGGAAAAGTTCGGCGGCGACTCCCTTGCGGAGCTGCGCAGGAATTTCGACGGCTATCTCGCTCGCCTCGCCGCGCGGGGTTGGCAAGAGAGGAAAATCTGA
- the trmFO gene encoding methylenetetrahydrofolate--tRNA-(uracil(54)-C(5))-methyltransferase (FADH(2)-oxidizing) TrmFO, which translates to MPECDGPAKESPTAGSAGTIPHAGATSSDPPTVHAGGSPGKRPPVAVVGGGLAGCEAALQLAARGHRVELFEMRPLVGTEAHRTDLLGELVCTNSFKSEDPANAHGQLKYEMRGLGSVLLRSAESARVRAGSALAVDRRIFAEAMTAAVEGAPGVEVIRREVTSIPDGPMIVATGPLTSGPLASSIREMLGDSGLAFFDAIAPIVHRDGLDDSVIFAAGRYGEDDDYLNCPMNRDEYESFVDELRAGEAHAGHDWDEVPYFEGCLPVEVMAARGRDTLRFGPMKPIGLTDPRNDERPWAVVQLRREDRWGQMWNLVGFQTRLRIGEQRRIFAAIPGLADAEFLRWGSIHRNIYVNSPRSLTSWGSPPDRHHLLFAGQLTGVEGYTESATSGMMAGINLSRILAGREPTFPPPTTMIGGLCRYLREADETNFQPMNSNWGLVDPLAKRVRGKSVRRKLLSERAQRDFQVWLDGVSLPAAS; encoded by the coding sequence ATGCCCGAATGCGACGGACCGGCCAAAGAAAGCCCGACGGCGGGATCGGCGGGAACGATTCCGCACGCCGGAGCGACCAGCTCGGACCCGCCGACGGTCCATGCCGGTGGGTCGCCCGGAAAGCGTCCGCCGGTTGCCGTGGTGGGCGGAGGGCTGGCCGGTTGCGAAGCGGCGCTCCAACTGGCGGCGCGCGGCCATCGAGTCGAGCTCTTCGAGATGCGCCCGCTGGTCGGCACCGAGGCGCATCGGACCGATCTTCTCGGTGAGCTGGTCTGCACCAACTCCTTCAAGAGCGAAGATCCCGCCAACGCTCACGGTCAGCTCAAGTACGAGATGCGCGGCCTGGGTTCGGTCCTGCTCCGTTCCGCCGAGAGCGCCCGGGTCAGGGCCGGATCGGCCCTGGCCGTGGATCGACGTATCTTCGCCGAAGCAATGACCGCCGCGGTGGAAGGCGCGCCAGGCGTCGAGGTGATCCGCCGGGAGGTGACCTCCATTCCCGACGGACCTATGATCGTGGCCACCGGTCCGTTGACCTCGGGTCCCCTCGCGAGCTCGATCCGGGAGATGCTCGGCGATTCGGGGCTCGCGTTCTTCGACGCCATCGCCCCCATTGTCCACCGCGACGGACTCGACGATTCCGTCATCTTCGCCGCAGGTCGCTACGGCGAGGACGACGACTACCTGAACTGTCCCATGAACAGGGACGAGTACGAGAGCTTCGTCGACGAGCTCAGGGCAGGCGAAGCTCACGCCGGCCACGACTGGGACGAAGTGCCGTACTTCGAGGGCTGCCTGCCGGTCGAGGTCATGGCGGCGCGCGGCCGCGACACCCTTCGCTTCGGCCCGATGAAGCCGATAGGCCTGACCGATCCCCGGAACGACGAACGTCCCTGGGCGGTCGTCCAGTTGCGCCGAGAGGACCGTTGGGGTCAGATGTGGAACCTGGTCGGATTCCAGACTCGCCTCCGCATCGGCGAACAGCGACGCATTTTCGCAGCCATTCCCGGTCTGGCCGACGCCGAGTTCCTGCGCTGGGGGTCGATCCATCGCAACATATACGTCAACTCCCCCCGATCCCTGACCTCCTGGGGGTCCCCGCCCGACCGCCACCACCTCCTCTTCGCCGGACAGCTGACCGGGGTGGAGGGCTACACGGAGTCGGCCACGAGCGGAATGATGGCGGGGATCAACCTTTCCCGCATTCTCGCCGGCCGGGAGCCGACCTTTCCGCCGCCCACAACCATGATCGGCGGGCTCTGCCGCTATCTCCGCGAGGCGGACGAGACCAACTTCCAGCCGATGAACTCCAACTGGGGGCTAGTGGATCCGCTCGCCAAGCGGGTGCGCGGCAAGTCGGTCCGACGCAAGCTGCTCTCGGAGCGAGCGCAGCGGGACTTTCAGGTCTGGCTCGACGGCGTGAGCCTTCCGGCCGCATCGTGA
- the topA gene encoding type I DNA topoisomerase produces MSAKALVIVESPAKATTLSRYLGNGFDITASVGHVQDLPKASLAVDVEKGFKPTYRVVEGKEKVVREMRRRAKNAERILLATDPDREGEAIAYHVAQLLGYDRDPSRFGRVRFREVTSRAVKEAVASPSEIDFDRVHAQQARRLLDRLVGYLVSRRLPKGKSAGRVQTVALRLIYEREDEIRRFVEQEYWSITAHLRFKGEAFIARLHHVNRKKVELADEKAAKEVLDELVLDSMTVTALRQRRKRKNAPPPFTTSTLQQQAAKRFRLPVKRTMRLAQELYDGLPVGSRGRVGLITYMRTDSTRVSLEAVSDARGWVRSEMGDSYVPSKPRHFGSNRKSQAQDAHEAIRPTRVDIHPDEVRHHLDAAHAGLYEMIWKRFVASQMNPAVYDTTTADFDVRRPKNRYLFRSSGSVLRFDGYTRLYVERTESGDHRTLGDVQPLPPLEEKSVAELTDVEPRQHFTQPPPRYSEAGLVKKMEEVGIGRPSTYAQILSRIVTVGYVTLQQRRFTITEDGEFVGKLLVRVLPDTFDVEFTSRMEDTLDLIEAGQEEWHEVLERFYPPFKRQLDDGMRVGEHPDTKEVITLHLGRFGPFLTMEDQGAQTKKASVPQGIDPFSLDTEQSVRIFELPLHLGTDAASGDSVVAGAGRVGPYVRCGTIYADLPSFEAIWEVTLDEALALLNAADSLLGRDPETGRTVRRKAGRYGPYIEAAGENGKPQRASIPEGVDPADVDLDLALRMLRLPRELGPHPVLGAAVEAGLWRGRPKVRCERSYADLPDVDSVWTVGLGEAVALVDGARTKLRKGRQGPRKPLRELGAHPESGKQVNILDGRYGPYVTDGRINASVPKGREVTDIDLDAAVSLLAAKASAPKRKGIPKGRRKRTRGRT; encoded by the coding sequence ATGTCAGCGAAGGCGCTCGTAATCGTAGAATCGCCCGCAAAGGCGACCACCTTGAGCAGGTATCTCGGAAACGGCTTCGACATTACCGCGTCCGTGGGACACGTGCAGGATCTGCCCAAGGCGTCTCTGGCGGTCGATGTCGAGAAAGGCTTCAAGCCGACCTACCGCGTCGTCGAGGGCAAGGAGAAGGTCGTGCGCGAGATGCGACGGCGAGCCAAGAACGCCGAACGCATCCTTCTCGCCACCGACCCAGATCGGGAGGGCGAAGCCATCGCCTACCATGTGGCCCAGCTTCTGGGCTACGATCGCGACCCCTCTCGCTTCGGACGGGTCCGGTTCCGCGAGGTCACCAGCAGAGCCGTGAAGGAGGCCGTCGCCTCCCCGAGCGAGATCGACTTCGACCGTGTCCACGCCCAGCAGGCGCGACGCCTTCTCGATCGTCTGGTCGGCTACCTGGTGAGCCGTCGCCTGCCCAAGGGAAAATCCGCCGGTCGGGTGCAGACGGTAGCTCTTCGGCTCATCTACGAGCGCGAAGACGAAATCAGGCGCTTCGTGGAGCAGGAGTACTGGTCGATAACGGCACACCTGCGCTTCAAGGGCGAGGCGTTCATCGCCCGGCTCCACCACGTCAACCGGAAGAAGGTGGAGCTCGCCGACGAGAAGGCGGCGAAGGAGGTCTTGGACGAGCTCGTCCTCGACTCCATGACGGTGACCGCGCTCCGCCAGAGACGGAAGCGCAAGAACGCACCTCCGCCGTTCACCACTTCAACTCTCCAGCAGCAGGCCGCCAAGCGCTTCCGCCTCCCGGTCAAGCGCACGATGAGGCTCGCCCAGGAGCTCTACGACGGTCTGCCGGTTGGCTCGCGCGGTCGAGTCGGTCTCATCACCTACATGCGCACCGACTCCACCCGGGTCTCGCTCGAGGCCGTGAGCGACGCCCGAGGCTGGGTGCGGTCCGAGATGGGCGACAGCTACGTCCCCTCCAAGCCTCGCCACTTCGGAAGCAACAGGAAGAGTCAGGCTCAGGACGCGCATGAAGCCATCCGTCCGACTCGCGTGGACATCCATCCGGACGAGGTGCGCCACCATCTCGACGCCGCGCACGCAGGACTGTACGAGATGATCTGGAAGCGCTTCGTGGCGAGCCAGATGAATCCGGCGGTCTACGACACCACCACCGCCGACTTCGATGTGAGGCGGCCGAAGAACCGCTACCTCTTCCGGTCCTCGGGATCGGTCCTCCGCTTCGACGGTTACACCCGACTCTACGTCGAGCGCACCGAGAGCGGCGACCACCGCACGCTGGGCGACGTGCAGCCCCTTCCACCGCTCGAAGAGAAGAGCGTGGCCGAGCTTACCGACGTCGAGCCCAGGCAGCACTTCACTCAGCCGCCGCCGCGCTATTCCGAGGCCGGCCTAGTCAAGAAGATGGAGGAAGTCGGCATCGGACGCCCCTCCACCTACGCGCAAATCCTCTCCCGGATAGTGACGGTGGGCTACGTGACTCTCCAGCAGCGTCGCTTCACGATAACGGAAGACGGAGAGTTCGTGGGCAAGCTGCTGGTAAGGGTTCTTCCCGACACTTTCGACGTCGAGTTCACGAGTCGGATGGAGGACACTCTGGACCTGATCGAAGCCGGCCAGGAGGAGTGGCACGAGGTGCTGGAACGCTTCTACCCACCCTTCAAGCGCCAGCTCGACGACGGCATGAGGGTCGGTGAGCATCCGGATACCAAGGAGGTTATCACCCTGCATCTCGGACGGTTCGGTCCCTTTCTCACCATGGAAGATCAGGGAGCTCAGACCAAGAAGGCTTCGGTTCCGCAGGGCATCGACCCGTTCAGCCTCGACACGGAACAGTCGGTTCGAATATTCGAGCTGCCATTGCATTTGGGGACCGACGCCGCTTCCGGCGACAGCGTCGTCGCGGGAGCGGGGCGGGTGGGGCCGTACGTGAGGTGCGGCACCATATACGCCGACCTGCCCTCTTTCGAGGCCATCTGGGAGGTCACGCTGGACGAGGCGCTGGCGCTGCTCAACGCGGCGGACAGTCTCCTGGGCAGGGACCCGGAAACAGGGCGGACCGTCCGCAGGAAGGCGGGGCGCTACGGTCCCTACATCGAGGCTGCCGGCGAGAACGGAAAGCCGCAGAGGGCGAGCATTCCCGAGGGCGTCGATCCGGCCGATGTGGACCTCGATCTGGCGCTGCGCATGCTTAGGCTCCCCCGCGAGCTGGGGCCGCATCCGGTGTTGGGCGCAGCGGTGGAAGCCGGTCTTTGGCGAGGGCGTCCCAAGGTGCGGTGCGAGAGGAGCTACGCCGACCTGCCCGACGTGGACAGCGTCTGGACGGTGGGGCTGGGCGAGGCCGTGGCGTTGGTCGATGGCGCAAGAACAAAGCTCAGGAAAGGCAGGCAGGGGCCTCGCAAGCCGCTTCGCGAGCTGGGCGCCCATCCCGAGTCCGGTAAGCAGGTCAATATCCTGGACGGTCGCTACGGCCCGTACGTCACCGACGGCAGGATCAACGCCAGCGTGCCTAAAGGTCGGGAAGTCACGGACATCGACCTCGACGCCGCCGTAAGCCTTCTGGCGGCCAAGGCCAGCGCCCCGAAGCGAAAGGGAATACCGAAAGGCCGCCGGAAAAGGACCCGAGGCAGGACCTGA